A window of Syngnathoides biaculeatus isolate LvHL_M chromosome 9, ASM1980259v1, whole genome shotgun sequence contains these coding sequences:
- the LOC133506367 gene encoding prostaglandin D2 receptor 2 — protein MSNTSFMSNVSGEQHFCPLLQLMQQHAFNNHTKSNWIVVCFHGLVSCLGILENALILWVVGFRLRRRTVASVWVLNLAMSDFLATLTLPFFTLYLGSSHSWELGNVLCKIQASIFFLNMFVSAFLLAAISLDRCILVTKPVWCQNHRSVAQAWKVCLLAWLWAGINTFPYFLFRSVTETVDKRKLCYHNFALYLTSEATLERDCEVRQIATAISKLLLAFLFPLVVIAGSYIQMCLTLRNRRQRRMQQSIKLNEALIGSNNNEASGTATLSTNISLKRLAFGRSMSLIPASLSPNSSFSVNNHNQLSHSFTKMVTVVIAVFALCWAPYHIFCMIEVSALYDKENLRVVEVGLHLATTFAFLNPVLNPILYAFSCPDFCVRIRQSLGAVFDGLVEEGGGKRLAPARSIRSHTRPKNGRPACFRSPKTQHSPKTLAVPTPVFATADHL, from the coding sequence ATGTCGAACACAAGCTTCATGTCCAATGTCTCGGGGGAGCAACATTTCTGTCCCCTGCTGCAGCTAATGCAGCAGCACGCCTTCAACAATCACACCAAGAGCAACTGGATCGTCGTTTGCTTCCACGGCCTGGTCTCCTGCCTCGGGATTTTGGAGAACGCCCTGATCCTTTGGGTGGTGGGTTTCCGTCTGCGGCGTCGGACCGTGGCCTCTGTCTGGGTGCTCAATCTGGCCATGTCTGACTTCCTGGCCACCCTGACACTTCCTTTCTTCACCCTCTACCTTGGCTCCTCCCACAGTTGGGAGCTCGGCAACGTCCTCTGCAAAATACaagcctccatcttttttttgaaCATGTTTGTATCTGCCTTCCTGCTGGCAGCCATATCACTGGACCGCTGCATTCTGGTCACCAAACCGGTGTGGTGTCAGAATCATCGATCGGTGGCCCAAGCGTGGAAGGTGTGCTTGCTGGCTTGGCTGTGGGCAGGGATCAATACATTTCCTTACTTCCTGTTTCGCTCAGTGACTGAGACTGTGGATAAAAGAAAACTGTGCTATCATAATTTTGCTCTGTATCTAACATCTGAAGCCACACTCGAGAGAGACTGCGAAGTGAGGCAAATAGCCACAGCCATCTCAAAGCTGTTGCTGGCCTTCCTGTTTCCCCTGGTGGTGATTGCGGGGAGCTACATCCAAATGTGTCTCACCCTGAGAAACAGGAGACAGAGGAGGATGCAGCAGAGCATCAAATTAAATGAGGCATTGATTGGATCGAACAATAATGAGGCATCAGGAACTGCAACTTTGTCAACTAATATTTCATTAAAGCGTCTTGCTTTTGGCCGATCAATGTCCCTGATACCCGCATCTTTGTCCCCAAACTCCTCCTTTAGTGTCAACAATCACAaccagctgtcacacagcttcACCAAGATGGTAACAGTCGTGATTGCGGTATTTGCCCTGTGCTGGGCTCCCTATCACATCTTCTGCATGATTGAGGTGTCAGCCCTGTATGATAAGGAAAACCTCAGAGTGGTGGAGGTGGGGTTGCATCTCGCCACAACTTTTGCATTCTTGAATCCAGTGCTGAACCCCATTCTGTACGCCTTTAGCTGCCCAGACTTTTGCGTGAGAATAAGACAAAGCCTGGGAGCTGTCTTTGATGGACTAgtagaggagggaggaggaaagcgattggctccagcaaggAGTATACGATCTCATACGAGGCCCAAAAACGGTCGACCTGCCTGCTTTCGATCACCAAAGACTCAACACTCCCCAAAGACTTTAGCTGTCCCCACACCAGTCTTTGCTACCGCTGATCATTTATAG